A genomic region of Phragmites australis chromosome 2, lpPhrAust1.1, whole genome shotgun sequence contains the following coding sequences:
- the LOC133908773 gene encoding protein BIIDXI-like — MEQDSARRRLALLALCSALLLLAAPARPASAAALEDGLLSNGDFETEPAGGFVKSASVAEGASSIPSWTINGTVELISAGQHQGVMILIVPQGDHAIRLGNDASVRQVVQVEKGSEYAITFSAARTCAQLESLNVSVLGGASQTVDLQTLYNIEGWDAYALAFQATEEQAHLQFMNPGMEDDPTCGPIVDNIAVKKLFTPDKPKDNVVVNGDFEEGPWMFPNTSFGVLLPTNLDEHTSALPGWMIESNRAVRYIDSDEYRVPQGKRAIELLSGKEGIVSQMVETTPQKVYSLTFTLGSAGDSCQPPMAVMAFAGDQAQNFHYSPMGNATSQAANVTFTARAERTRVAFYSVYYSTRSDDHSSLCGPVIDDVRVWALNAAAGLKASLGLLLAVVGVVGLVLF, encoded by the exons ATGGAGCAAGATTCGGCGAGGAGGAGGCTCGCATTGCTGGCGCTGTGCTCGGCGCTGCTTCTTCTGGCGGCGCCCGCTCGCCcggcctcggccgccgcgttgGAGGATG GTCTGCTCAGCAATGGTGACTTTGAGACAGAGCCAGCCGGTGGTTTTGTCAAATCTGCTTCTGTTGCTGAGGGTGCATCATCAATCCCCAGTTGGACGATCAATGGCACAGTTGAGCTCATTTCAGCAGGCCAGCATCAGGGTGTCATGATCCTTATTGTTCCTCAGG GTGATCATGCCATACGGCTAGGGAATGATGCTAGTGTCAGGCAGGTGGTGCAGGTTGAGAAGGGCTCAGAGTATGCTATCACATTCAGCGCTGCCCGGACATGTGCACAGCTGGAGTCACTGAATGTGTCCGTGCTAGGTGGTGCATCACAGACGGTGGACTTGCAGACATTGTACAACATTGAAGGCTGGGATGCATATGCGCTGGCTTTTCAGGCAACGGAAGAGCAGGCACATCTTCAATTCATGAACCCTGGCATGGAGGATGATCCGACTTGTGGGCCTATCGTTGACAACATTGCTGTCAAGAAGCTGTTCACTCCAGACAAACCAAAGG ATAATGTGGTGGTCAATGGTGACTTTGAGGAGGGTCCGTGGATGTTTCCAAACACGAGCTTCGGAGTGCTGCTCCCAACCAACCTGGACGAACATACTTCTGCCTTACCTGGCTGGATGATCGAGTCAAACCGTGCAGTGCGCTACATCGACTCTGATGAATACAGGGTTCCCCAGGGGAAACGGGCCATTGAGCTTCTGTCGGGCAAGGAGGGCATCGTCTCCCAGATGGTTGAGACCACCCCTCAGAAGGTGTACAGCCTGACGTTCACGCTGGGATCGGCGGGGGATTCATGCCAGCCACCGATGGCCGTCATGGCTTTTGCAGGCGACCAGGCCCAGAACTTCCACTACTCACCGATGGGCAACGCCACCAGCCAGGCCGCGAACGTGACATTCACGGCGCGGGCCGAGAGGACGCGCGTGGCGTTCTACAGCGTGTACTACAGCACGAGGAGCGACGACCACAGCTCGCTGTGCGGGCCGGTGATCGACGACGTCCGCGTCTGGGCCTTGAACGCGGCTGCTGGGTTGAAGGCAAGTCTTGGGCTGCTGCTTGCCGTTGTTGGTGTCGTTGGGTTGGTGCTGTTCTAA